One genomic segment of Gymnogyps californianus isolate 813 chromosome 8, ASM1813914v2, whole genome shotgun sequence includes these proteins:
- the LOC127019104 gene encoding vitellogenin-2-like encodes MSSRASFTFTMRGIILALALTLVGSQKFDIDPGFSSRKSHLYSYEGWVLNGLQEKSLAKVGVRLSSKLEISGLSENTYLLKIRSPQFEEYNGIWPRDPFTRSSKITQIVSSCFTRPFKFEYNSGRIGNIYGPEDCPNICINIVRGILNMMQITIKKSQNVYELQEAGIGGVCHTRYVIQEDKKNSRVSVTKTVDQNNCQEKVMKSVGMAYIYPCPVDMMKARLIKGTAAFSYKLKQSDSGTLITEVVSQQVYQISPLSEPTGVAVMEARQQLTLLEVGSERGSAPDTSMQSCGGLRYDFPSVLPQMPLQLIKMKNPEQRIVETLQHIVLNNQQDFHDDVPYRFLELIQLCRIASADTLESIWRQFSDKPRYRRWLLSAVSATGTTEALKFIKTRIRNDDLNYLQTLLSVSFALHLMNADEHTVPIAADLMTSSRIQKSPMLQQAACLGYSSVVNRYCSQTSACPKEALQPIHDLAEEAISRGREDKMKLALKCIGNMGEPASIKRILKFLPISSSSASGIPIHIQIDAIMALRKIAWKDPKTVQGYLIQILADQSLPPEVRMMACAVIFETRPALPLITTIANVAMKESNLQVASFVYSHMKALSKSRLPYMYNISSACNIALKLLAPKLDRLSYRYSKVMHIGGYFDNYKVGAAGDVFVMNSPGTMFPSAVISKLMAYSAGSVADLVEVGVRVEGLTDVIMKRNIPFAEYPTYKKIKEIGKALLGWKELPTETPLISAYLKLFGQELAYVNINKEVLHQAMKTVLEPADRNSVMKRITSQIRNGIAGQWTQPVWLGELRYVVPTCTGLPLEYGLYTTALARAAVNVDGKMTPPLTGDFRPSQLLESTMQIRSDINPSLYVHTVATMGVNTEYFQHAVEIQGKVLTRVPMKFDAKIDMKLKNIKIETNPCHEETEIVVGRHKAFAVSRNIGELGVEKRTSILPGDASSNIVEEPFKPSERASSEAFTMQGADSMPRKHAYSSQEDLHHGTGRKTHKRDICIKLHRLGCQLCFSRRSRDASFLKNTYLHRLIGEHEAKIVLMPVQTDADIDKIQLEIQAGSRAASKIIHVVNSESEEEDESSPYEDIQAKLKKILGIENVFKVANKTRHHKKQPSEKGNTMLTELGTDPNAKNPSSSSSASSTISSSSSSSAASPDHKKAMDEDKNDQVKQARNKDASSKSSSSSSSGRSSKSSSSRSSSSSSKSSSSSSSKSSSSSSSKSSSSKSSSSSSSKGSSSSRRRSSSSRKSLSHHSRGHHSRHLNGSSSSSSSSSSKSLSHRNHGHHSGHLEGSSSSSSSSSSRYSKIWEDHEIYQYRFRSAHRQEFPKRKFPADRLSSTYSSTRSSHASSRAASWPKFLGDVKTPVLAVFLRGIRNDKKTGGLQLVVYADIDSIRPRMQVFVSNLTDSSKWKLCADASVLNAHKAAAYLKWGRNCQDYKISTELVTGRFAAHPAVQVKLEWPKVPSSVRSIAEWFYKFVPGAAFMLGFSEKTDKNPSRQARMIVALTSPRTCDVVIKLPDMILYEKAMRLPLSLPVGPRISASELQPPIWNVFAEAPTAVLENLKARCSVSHNKITTFNEVQFNYTMPANCYHILAQDCSSDLKFLVMMRNAEEAMNLKAINIKLGSHEIDMHPVNGQVKMLVDGVESPTTNVSYISAGASLWIHSEKQGLVLVAPAYGIDKLYFDGYTFRIQIALWMAGKMCGICGKYDAECEQEYRMPNGYLAKDAVSFGHSWILEEKPCTGACKLRRSFLKLEKTVQLAGVESKCYSTEPVLRCMKGCSATKTTPVTVGFHCLPADSATSLTDKQTKFDQKSEDMQDTVDAHIACSCENEDCSAVLAGQVCTLGEFVLQRIALGDGVDISIDVNEIVGSLSHQEFSTNFNRNGYILRRNKKRESVMSVWRDRLGVEIVLDVPEQLYRK; translated from the exons ATGTCCAGCAGAGCATCATTCACCTTCACTATGAGGGGAATAATACTTGCACTAGCGCTCACCCTTGTAG GTAGCCAGAAGTTTGACATTG ACCCTGGATTCAGTAGCAGAAAGAGCCACTTGTACAGCTATGAAGGCTGGGTGTTGAACGGGcttcaagaaaaaagtttagCCAAAGTTGGTGTGCGCTTGAGCAGCAAACTAGAGATCAGTGGGCTCTCAGAGAACACCTACCTCCTCAAG ATCCGCTCTCCACAATTCGAGGAATACAATGGCATCTGGCCCAGGGACCCATTTACTCGATCTTCCAAAATCACCCAGATAGTTTCTTCATGTTTTACCCGGCCCTTCAAGTTTGAATACAATAGTGGACGGATTGGAAACATTTATGGCCCAGAAGACTGCCCCAATATATGTATTAACATAGTGAGAGGAATACTGAACATGATGCAAATAACCATTAAAAAGTCACAGAATGTGTATGAATTGcaagag GCTGGAATTGGAGGTGTTTGCCATACAAGGTATGTCATCCAGGAAGACAAGAAGAACAGCCGAGTCTCTGTTACCAAAACCGTAGACCAAAATAATTGCCAGGAAAAAGTGATGAAGAGTGTTGGAATGGCTTACATCTATCCTTGTCCTGTTGACATGATG AAAGCAAGGCTCATAAAAGGGACTGCGGCTTTCTCCTACAAACTGAAGCAGTCGGACAGCGGTACCCTCATCACAGAAGTGGTGTCGCAGCAGGTGTATCAGATCTCACCACTCAGTGAACCTACTGGTGTTGCCGTCATGGAAGCAAG ACAACAACTCACTTTGCTTGAAGTAGGAAGCGAACGGGGCAGCGCCCCGGACACTTCCATGCAGAGCTGCGGAGGCCTTCGTTACGACTTCCCATCAGTATTGCCACAGATGCCACTGCAGCTAATCAAGATGAAAAACCCCGAGCAGCGG ATAGTAGAAACACTGCAACACATAGTCCTGAATAACCAACAAGATTTCCACGATGATGTTCCATATAGATTCCTGGAGCTCATCCAGCTCTGCCGGATAGCAAGCGCTGATACTCTTGAGTCCATCTGGAGACAATTTTCAGATAAACCCCGCTACAG ACGATGGCTGCTGAGCGCAGTTTCTGCGACAGGCACCACAGAAGCACTCAAATTCATTAAGACCAGAATTCGCAATGATGACCTTAACTACCTTCAGACTCTTCTAAgtgtttcttttgctcttcatttAATGAACGCTGATGAACACACTGTTCCAATAGCAGCA gatTTAATGACCAGTTCTCGAATCCAGAAAAGTCCCATGCTTCAGCAAGCTGCCTGCTTGGGATACAGTTCTGTGGTCAATAGATACTGTTCTCAGACCTCAGCTTGTCCTAAAGAAGCTCTTCAG CCCATCCATGACCTGGCAGAAGAAGCGATCAGCAGGGGCCgtgaagacaaaatgaaattagCTCTGAAGTGCATTGGCAACATGGGAGAACCAGCCAGCATCAAGCGCATCCTGAAGTTCCTTCCCATATCTTCATCCAGTGCTTCCGGTATCCCCATCCACATTCAGATTGATGCCATAATGGCCTTGAGAAAAATAGCTTGGAAGGACCCCAAAACA gtGCAGGGATATCTCATCCAGATCCTTGCAGATCAGTCGCTTCCCCCCGAGGTGCGAATGATGGCTTGTGCTGTCATCTTTGAGACAAGGCCTGCCCTTCCTTTAATAACAACAATAGCTAATGTGGCAATGAAAGAGAGCAATTTGCAAGTGGCCAGTTTCGTGTATTCCCACATGAAGGCTTTGTCGAAGAGCAGATTGCCGTACATGTACAACAT ATCTTCAGCTTGCAATATCGCCCTTAAGCTGCTGGCCCCCAAATTGGACAGGCTGAGCTATCGGTATAGCAAGGTCATGCATATTGGTGGTTACTTTG ATAACTATAAAGTTGGTGCTGCTGGAGATGTCTTTGTTATGAACAGCCCAGGAACGATGTTCCCGTCAGCAGTAATTTCCAAGCTGATGGCGTATTCTGCAGGGTCAGTGGCTGATTTGGTGGAG GTTGGTGTCCGCGTGGAAGGCCTCACAGACGTCATCATGAAACGAAATATCCCGTTTGCTGAATATCCCACATACAAAAAGATAAAGGAGATTGGAAAAGCT TTGCTGGGATGGAAGGAGCTGCCAACAGAAACCCCCTTGATATCAGCCTACTTGAAACTATTTGGCCAAGAGCTGGCCTATGTCAACATCAATAAGGAAGTCCTGCATCAGGCTATGAAG ACTGTGTTAGAACCTGCTGACAGGAACTCAGTGATGAAGAGAATCACCAGCCAAATCCGCAATGGCATTGCAGGACAATGGACACAGCCAGTGTGGCTGGGAGAGCTGCGATACGTCGTTCCTACCTGCACCGGTCTGCCGCTGGAGTACGGGTTGTACACAACTGCTCTGGCACGTGCGGCGGTCAACG TTGATGGAAAGATGACCCCCCCTTTAACTGGAGATTTTAGACCTTCCCAGTTGCTTGAATCCACCATGCAGATTCGGTCTGACATAAACCCAAG CTTATACGTACATACAGTCGCAACAATGGGTGTCAACACAGAATACTTTCAACATGCTGTTGAAATTCAAGGCAAGGTCCTGACAAGAGTGCCAATGAAGTTTGACGCCAAGATAgacatgaaactgaaaaatattaagattGAAACAAATCCATGCCATGAGGAAACTGAGATAGTGGTCGGAAG ACATAAGGCTTTTGCTGTATCAAGAAATATAGGAGAACTAGGTGTTGAAAAGAGGACCTCAATTCTCCCAGGAGATGCTTCATCAAATATTGTGGAAGAACCTTTCAAACCATCAGAGAGAGCTTCCAGTGAAGCTTTCACAATG CAAGGAGCTGACAGCATGCCAAGGAAACATGCCTATAGCTCTCAAGAGGATCTTCACCAtggcacaggaagaaaaactcaTAAACGAGACATTTGCATCAAACTGCATCGTCTTGGTTgtcagctctgcttttccagaagGTCACGAGATGCCAGTTTCCTAAAAAATACCTATTTGCACCGATTAATTGGAGAACATGAAGCTAAAATAGTCTTGATGCCAG TTCAAACAGATGCTGATATTGACAAAATTCAGCTGGAGATTCAGGCAGGATCCAGAGCAGCTTCCAAAATAATTCATGTGGTAAACTCAGAGtctgaggaagaggatgagTCATCTCCGTATGAGGACATTCAAGCTAAACTGAAGAAGATTCTAGGCATTGAAAATGTGTTCAAG GTTGCAAATAAAACCCGACACCACAAGAAGCAACCTTCTGAGAAAGGAAACACTATGCTAACAGAGCTTGGGACCGACCCCAATGCAAAAAATCCCTCCAGCTCATCTTCTGCCTCCTCAACtatctcctcttcttcctcatcatctgctgcttctcctgatCATAAAAAGGCCATGGATGAAGATAAGAATGATCAAGTaaagcaagcaagaaacaaagatgcaagcagcaagagcagcagcagtagcagtaGTGGCAGAAGTAGTAAGAGCAGTAGCAGCAGGAGCAGTAGCAGtagcagcaagagcagcagtaGCAGtagcagcaagagcagcagtagcagcagcagcaagagtagcagcagcaagagtagcagcagcagcagtagcaaagGTAGCAGTAGtagcaggaggaggagcagtAGCAGCAGGAAGTCATTGAGTCACCACAGCCGTGGACATCACTCAAGGCATCTGAAtggcagcagtagcagcagcagtagcagcagcagcaagtcaTTGAGTCACCGTAACCATGGTCATCATTCAGGACATCTGGaaggtagcagcagcagcagcagcagcagcagcagcagatatTCCAAAATATGG GAGGATCATGAGATTTATCAGTATCGCTTTAGATCAGCGCATAGACAAGAG ttCCCAAAAAGGAAATTCCCAGCTGACCGACTTAGCAGCACGTACTCCTCTACCAGATCCAGTCACGCCTCATCTCGAGCTGCTTCCTGG CCTAAGTTTTTGGGAGATGTTAAAACACCGGTATTAGCTGTTTTTCTTCGTGGCATTCGTAACGATAAGAAGACAGGAGGCCTCCAGCTTGTGGTATATGCTGATATTGACTCCATCAGGCCCCGGATGCAGGTATTTGTGTCAAACCTTACAGATTCAAGCAAGTGGAAACTCTGTGCTGATGCTTCAGTCCTCAATGCTCACAAGGCAGCG GCTTACCTGAAATGGGGCCGGAATTGCCAGGACTACAAGATTTCAACTGAGCTGGTAACTGGGCGGTTTGCTGCCCACCCTGCTGTACAAGTGAAACTGGAGTGGCCTAAAGTTCCTTCAAGTGTCAGATCCATAGCAGAATG GTTTTACAAGTTTGTCCCTGGGGCTGCGTTTATGCTGGGGTTCTCTGAAAAAACGGACAAGAATCCTTCTCGACAAGCCAGGATGATCGTGGCTCTAACTTCTCCAAGGACATGTGATGTTGTTATCAAGCTTCCTGAT atgatTCTCTATGAAAAAGCCATGAGGCTTCCCCTGTCACTCCCTGTAGGTCCGAGGATATCAGCTTCAGAGCTACAGCCTCCCATCTGGAATGTCTTTGCTGAAGCCCCCACTGCAGTGCTTGAGAATTTGAAAG CTCGCTGCTCAGTTTCCCACAACAAGATCACAACCTTTAACGAAGTTCAGTTTAACTACACAATGCCGGCAAACTGCTACCACATCTTGGCTCAGGATTGCAGCTCTGACCTTAAGTTCCTGGTGATGATGAGGAATGCTGAAGAAGCTATGAACCTGAAAGCAATCAACATCAAGCTTGGCAGTCA TGAAATTGATATGCATCCTGTGAACGGACAGGTGAAAATGCTGGTAGATGGGGTTGAAAGCCCCACAACGAATGTTTCATACATATCTGCTG gTGCTTCTCTGTGGATCCACAGTGAAAAGCAAGGGCTTGTACTTGTTGCCCCAGCCTACGGCATTGATAAATTGTACTTTGATGGATACACATTCAGG attCAAATTGCTTTATGGATGGCAGGGAAAATGTGTGGAATATGTGGAAAATATGATGCAGAATGTGAACAGGAATATCGGATGCCCAACGGATATCTAGCTAAAGATGCAGTGAGCTTTGGGCATTCTtggattttggaagaaaagcctTGTACAGGAG CCTGCAAACTGCGACGCTCATTTCTGAAGCTTGAGAAGACAGTTCAGCTTGCGGGTGTAGAGTCCAAGTGCTATTCTACAGAGCCTGTGCTGCGCTGTATGAAAGGGTGCTCTGCCACCAAGACTACTCCAGTCACTGTTGGTTTCCACTGTCTCCCAGCTG ATTCGGCTACCAGCCTGACGGACAAACAGACAAAGTTCGACCAGAAGTCAGAGGATATGCAGGACACTGTTGATGCACACATAGCATGTTCTTGTGAGAACGAAGACTGCAGT GCTGTGCTTGCAGGCCAAGTATGCACGCTGGGTGAATTTGTTCTTCAGAGAATTGCCTTAGGAGATGGTGTAGACATATCCATTGATGTCAATGAGATTGTTGGCAGCTTAAGTCATCAGGAGTTTTCCACAAATTTCAATAGAAATG GTTATATCCTTCGGAGAAATAAGAAGCGTGAAAGTGTTATGAGTGTATggagggacaggctgggagTTGAAATCGTTCTTGATGTACCGGAGCAATTATATAGAAAATAA